Proteins from a single region of Canis aureus isolate CA01 chromosome 26, VMU_Caureus_v.1.0, whole genome shotgun sequence:
- the MAFB gene encoding transcription factor MafB → MAAELSMGPELPTSPLAMEYVNDFDLLKFDVKKEPLGRAERPGRPCTRLQPAGSVSSTPLSTPCSSVPSSPSFSPTEQKTHLEDLYWMASNYQQMNPEALNLTPEDAVEALIGSHPVPQPLQSFDGFRGAHHHHHHHHPHPHHAYPGAGVPHDELGPHAHPHHHHHHQASPPPSSAASPAQQLPTSHPGPGPHAAAAATAAGGGGSVEDRFSDDQLVSMSVRELNRHLRGFTKDEVIRLKQKRRTLKNRGYAQSCRYKRVQQKHHLENEKTQLIQQVEQLKQEVSRLARERDAYKVKCEKLANSGFREAGSTSDSPSSPEFFL, encoded by the coding sequence ATGGCCGCGGAGCTGAGCATGGGGCCCGAGCTGCCCACCAGCCCGCTGGCCATGGAGTACGTCAACGACTTCGACCTGCTCAAGTTCGACGTGAAGAAGGAGCCGCTGGGGCGCGCGGAGCGGCCGGGCCGGCCCTGCACGCGCCTGCAGCCCGCCGGCTCGGTGTCGTCCACCCCGCTCAGCACGCCGTGCAGCTCGGTGCCCTCGTCGCCCAGCTTCAGCCCCACCGAACAGAAGACTCACCTGGAGGACCTGTACTGGATGGCGAGCAACTACCAGCAGATGAACCCCGAGGCGCTCAACCTGACGCCCGAGGACGCGGTGGAGGCGCTCATCGGGTCGCACCCGGTGCCGCAGCCGCTGCAGAGCTTCGACGGCTTCCGCGGCgcgcaccaccaccaccaccaccaccacccgcaCCCGCACCACGCCTACCCGGGCGCCGGCGTGCCCCACGACGAGCTGGGCCCGCACGCGCACCcgcaccatcaccaccaccaccaagcgTCGCCGCCGCCGTCCAGCGCCGCCAGCCCCGCGCAGCAGCTGCCCACCAGCCACCCGGGGCCCGGGCCGCACGCGGCcgcggcggcgacggcggccggcggcggcggcagcgtgGAGGACCGCTTCTCCGACGACCAGCTCGTGTCCATGTCCGTGCGCGAGCTGAACCGCCACCTGCGGGGCTTCACCAAGGACGAGGTGATCCGCCTGAAGCAGAAGCGGCGGACCCTGAAGAACCGGGGTTACGCCCAGTCGTGCAGGTATAAACGCGTCCAGCAGAAACACCACCTGGAGAACGAGAAGACGCAGCTCATTCAGCAGGTGGAGCAGCTTAAGCAGGAGGTGTCCCGGCTGGCCCGCGAAAGAGACGCCTACAAGGTCAAGTGCGAGAAACTCGCCAACTCCGGCTTCAGGGAGGCGGGCTCCACCAGCGACAGCCCCTCCTCTCCCGAGTTCTTTCTGTGA